In Desulfovermiculus halophilus DSM 18834, one DNA window encodes the following:
- a CDS encoding outer membrane lipoprotein-sorting protein, which translates to MIKYMCSIWIVVLALGMCSGLAWAQDAPPVMEIVAKANHMAYYQGQDGRAEVAMHITDQQGRERNKEFTILRKDLGEEDTEQKFYVYFHRPADERGTVFMVWKHMDKDDDRWLYLPALDVTKRIAASDERTSFVGSDFYYEDVSGRGIEEDEHELTQVTDNYYVIKSEPKKPELVEFDHYLNYVHKESFIPVKTEYYREDGTMYREMSVQQVRDIQGFTTITKQQMEDLDSGSQTVLTYDTVEYNLGLPEDIFTERYLRRAPRKYLR; encoded by the coding sequence ATGATCAAGTATATGTGCAGCATATGGATAGTGGTTTTGGCTCTGGGCATGTGCTCCGGCTTGGCCTGGGCCCAGGATGCCCCTCCGGTCATGGAGATTGTGGCCAAGGCCAATCACATGGCCTATTACCAGGGGCAGGACGGCAGGGCCGAAGTGGCCATGCACATCACTGACCAGCAGGGCCGGGAGCGGAACAAGGAGTTCACTATCCTGCGCAAGGATCTGGGGGAGGAGGATACAGAGCAGAAGTTCTATGTCTATTTTCACCGTCCGGCTGATGAACGGGGCACAGTGTTCATGGTCTGGAAGCACATGGATAAGGACGACGACCGCTGGCTGTATCTGCCGGCCCTGGATGTGACCAAGCGCATCGCAGCCTCGGACGAGCGGACCAGCTTTGTGGGATCAGATTTTTACTACGAGGACGTCTCCGGTCGGGGGATTGAAGAAGATGAGCACGAACTGACCCAGGTCACGGACAACTACTATGTGATCAAAAGCGAGCCCAAGAAACCGGAACTGGTGGAGTTCGATCATTATCTGAACTACGTGCATAAAGAGAGCTTTATCCCGGTCAAAACCGAATACTACCGCGAAGACGGGACCATGTACCGGGAGATGAGCGTGCAGCAGGTGCGGGATATCCAGGGATTCACCACCATCACCAAGCAGCAGATGGAGGATCTGGATTCCGGAAGCCAAACTGTGCTCACCTACGACACAGTGGAGTACAATCTGGGCCTGCCCGAAGACATCTTCACCGAGCGCTATCTGCGCCGGGCCCCGCGGAAGTATCTGCGCTAG
- a CDS encoding secondary thiamine-phosphate synthase enzyme YjbQ, with protein MRHYRRELWFHVPGRRELINITPEVQKCLEESGVQEGLILVNAMHITASVFINDDEPGLHQDYDEWLEKLAPHEPVSQYRHNKGEDNADAHMKRQIMGREVVVAVTRGKLDFGPWEQIFYGEFDGGRKKRVLVKIIGE; from the coding sequence ATGAGGCATTACCGCCGGGAACTGTGGTTTCATGTGCCGGGACGCAGGGAACTGATCAATATCACCCCCGAGGTCCAGAAATGTCTGGAGGAAAGCGGAGTCCAGGAAGGTCTGATCCTGGTCAATGCAATGCATATCACTGCCTCGGTGTTTATAAACGACGACGAACCCGGGCTGCATCAGGACTACGACGAGTGGCTGGAAAAGCTGGCCCCGCATGAGCCCGTCTCCCAATACCGGCACAACAAAGGCGAGGACAATGCCGATGCGCATATGAAGCGCCAGATCATGGGTCGGGAGGTGGTGGTGGCCGTAACCCGGGGAAAACTCGATTTCGGTCCCTGGGAGCAGATCTTTTACGGCGAATTCGATGGGGGCCGCAAGAAACGGGTGTTGGTCAAGATCATCGGCGAGTAG
- a CDS encoding RlmE family RNA methyltransferase: MKKYQDHYFKKAKQDKYPARSVYKLQEIDKRFSLFRPGQNILDLGATPGSWAIFAAKKAGPNGRVLAVDINQTDTPFPPQVEFLQGDVLDPNEPLRSEIEQRTPFDLLLSDMAPKTTGVKLRDQTRSVELALAAMHMGAEVLTPGGSAAIKVFQGPDVPDFLVQMRSVFSKTKTFKPKSSRAESTEIFVLGLGRKEGS, translated from the coding sequence ATGAAGAAATACCAGGATCATTACTTCAAGAAAGCCAAGCAGGACAAGTATCCGGCCCGGTCAGTGTACAAGCTTCAGGAAATAGACAAGCGCTTTTCCTTGTTCCGCCCCGGACAGAATATTCTGGACCTTGGAGCCACGCCAGGGTCCTGGGCCATATTCGCGGCCAAAAAAGCCGGTCCCAACGGTCGTGTTCTGGCCGTGGACATCAACCAGACCGATACGCCGTTTCCTCCCCAGGTTGAATTTTTACAAGGGGACGTCCTCGATCCAAACGAGCCGCTGCGCTCAGAGATCGAACAGCGGACCCCGTTCGATCTGCTGCTCAGTGATATGGCCCCCAAAACCACGGGGGTAAAGCTCAGGGACCAGACCCGGTCTGTTGAGCTGGCCCTTGCGGCCATGCACATGGGCGCAGAGGTGCTGACCCCCGGAGGATCTGCGGCCATCAAGGTTTTTCAAGGCCCGGATGTCCCTGATTTTCTTGTTCAGATGCGCAGTGTCTTTTCCAAAACCAAGACCTTCAAGCCAAAGAGCTCCCGGGCGGAAAGCACTGAGATATTTGTCCTGGGACTGGGACGAAAAGAGGGATCGTGA
- a CDS encoding YqaE/Pmp3 family membrane protein, whose product MDFVRILLAILLPPLGVFLQVGIGLHFWVNILLTILGYIPGIVHAVWVIAKK is encoded by the coding sequence ATGGATTTCGTTCGGATTTTACTTGCCATTCTCTTGCCCCCGCTGGGTGTATTCCTCCAAGTGGGCATTGGGCTGCATTTCTGGGTCAATATTCTGCTGACCATCCTGGGCTATATCCCGGGTATTGTACACGCGGTCTGGGTGATCGCCAAGAAATAG
- a CDS encoding type II toxin-antitoxin system VapC family toxin: MMLVDVNLLLYAVNSDLSRHVQARTWFEQALSGIERVGLPWMVLLAFLRITTNQRVFEHPLSIETASAYIDEWLQQSVVTIVAPGRAHWNILRSLLFLHGSGGNLATDAHIAALAIEHGARIYSADNDFKRFSGVQHINPLAS; encoded by the coding sequence ATGATGCTGGTTGATGTCAACCTTCTGCTCTATGCTGTGAATAGCGACCTTTCCAGACATGTCCAGGCCCGGACCTGGTTTGAGCAAGCCCTATCCGGAATAGAGAGGGTGGGCTTGCCCTGGATGGTTTTATTGGCCTTTTTGCGCATCACCACAAACCAGCGGGTGTTTGAGCACCCTTTGAGTATTGAAACTGCAAGCGCCTACATCGATGAATGGCTGCAGCAATCTGTCGTAACCATTGTTGCGCCTGGCCGCGCTCACTGGAATATATTGCGCAGCTTATTGTTCCTGCATGGATCCGGGGGGAATCTGGCCACAGACGCGCATATTGCCGCTCTGGCCATTGAACACGGGGCCCGGATTTATTCTGCTGATAATGATTTCAAGAGATTTTCAGGTGTGCAACATATAAATCCATTGGCTTCATAA
- a CDS encoding methyl viologen-reducing hydrogenase, producing MSIQVAEEWLNACSGCEICLLDMGERLLEVLEHLDFVHIPVLMDHKYYGQTGREKHLSVPKADVGIISGGIRNEEHLEVAKAMREQCDVIVALGTCATHGGIPALGNSWTSEEILDRYYHTESTDPCRQYPSNGVPPLLDRTYALDEKIAVDMYLPGCAPHPDQVYAAIMAVVQEQTPQLAGLSVCDTCPTQREGKGDLKRLRRFLQNAKYTPEEPLDHMRCLLEQGLLCMGPVTRAGCGGEAGTPRCIAARVPCRGCYGPVKPESNQMLDMLGALASNRVDIQSLPEYTSLLRFSGAHNLLHPKASKERS from the coding sequence ATGAGCATACAAGTAGCTGAGGAATGGCTGAATGCTTGTTCCGGATGCGAGATCTGCCTTCTGGATATGGGCGAACGTCTCCTGGAGGTTTTGGAGCATTTGGATTTCGTGCATATCCCGGTGCTCATGGACCATAAATACTATGGCCAGACCGGCCGGGAGAAACACCTGTCCGTCCCCAAGGCTGATGTGGGGATAATAAGCGGCGGGATTCGTAACGAGGAACATCTGGAAGTGGCCAAGGCCATGCGCGAGCAGTGCGACGTGATCGTTGCCCTGGGGACCTGCGCCACCCACGGAGGTATCCCGGCCCTGGGCAACTCCTGGACCTCGGAAGAGATCCTGGATCGTTACTACCATACCGAGAGCACTGATCCCTGCCGGCAGTATCCGAGCAACGGGGTTCCGCCCCTGCTGGACCGGACCTATGCCCTGGATGAGAAGATCGCAGTGGATATGTACCTGCCGGGATGCGCCCCGCATCCGGATCAGGTCTATGCCGCGATCATGGCCGTGGTTCAGGAACAGACGCCGCAACTGGCCGGCTTGAGCGTGTGCGACACCTGTCCCACCCAGCGGGAAGGAAAGGGCGATCTGAAGCGTTTGCGCCGTTTTTTGCAGAATGCCAAGTACACCCCGGAAGAGCCCTTGGACCACATGCGCTGTCTGCTGGAGCAGGGACTGCTGTGCATGGGGCCGGTTACCCGGGCCGGGTGCGGCGGTGAGGCGGGCACTCCCAGATGCATTGCCGCCCGGGTCCCCTGCCGGGGATGTTACGGGCCGGTCAAGCCGGAGTCGAATCAGATGCTGGATATGCTGGGCGCCCTGGCCTCAAACCGGGTGGATATCCAGTCTCTGCCCGAATACACATCACTGCTCAGGTTTTCCGGGGCCCACAACCTGTTGCACCCCAAAGCTTCCAAGGAGCGCTCATGA
- a CDS encoding efflux RND transporter permease subunit, with product MDLSKAFTASSTRHPGKTLALIAALTVFLAALAVLPSLFPQTFSFFHPVRVDTDPENMLRQDEPARVFHNRMKETFNLNDMIVVGVVNEEHPQGVFNPETLHRVHELTEFAQGLRGDAVGADDPQAGVVRPDIIAPSTVDNIEQAGVGTVRFEWLMSSPPQTFEEAAQIRDNAQRIPFLDGTLVSEDGKALAIYLPITAKKLSYDIWSQLNQKIETFSGEEKWHITGLPVANDVFGVEMFKQMAISAPLAMLVIFLLMLFFFRQVLLIISPMIVALVSVVVTMSALVASGNTIHIMSSMIPIFIMPIAVLDSIHILSEFFDRYQSTRDRVQTIKGTVQTLFLPMLYTSITSAAGFASLALTPIPPVQVFGLFVALGVLLAWALTLTVIPAYVMFIPEKRLQNFGTAHTGETAEPRDILTRMLQLAGGSTYRRAKVYLGFAGILVGIGLYGISLIQINDNPTKWFEKDHSIRVADRVLNDHFGGTYTAYLCLRPEAEMPGPKDYVPGFISRLSTFVQQEAMEPGTEDLEEEVAGKARTLASEVDSKSSLLEKLRQWIEAHAEQSSGDTAYAWEEFTYFLDQEAQRGEVFKRPDVLNYMADLQAMLQETGEVGKSNALTDIVKTVHRELLGTEEAFSIPDSARAVGQTLVTYQSSHRPQDLWHFVTPDYRRASLWVQLKSGDNKDMSRVVQAVDSYMQDNPPPVKLEKDWFGLTYINVVWQDKMVSGMLKAFLGSFLVVLLMMIVLFRSGIWGLLSMVPLTVTVILIYGIIGLVGKDYDMPVAVLSSLTIGLAVDFAIHFLVRSRRLQERIGNWKEAVPQVFSEPARAILRNVLVIAIGFTPLLAAPLVPYQTVGLLMASILFLSGAITLCILPALITMGQKLLFPQQPKLAFACRCGTMALAGLCVGGLVVVNLIQFVRLGWTGWTGISLAGVLIFMGVCWFMSRRVQCGTE from the coding sequence ATGGACCTGTCCAAGGCATTCACCGCATCCAGCACCCGGCACCCGGGGAAGACCCTTGCACTCATCGCGGCGCTGACCGTGTTTTTGGCCGCGCTGGCCGTATTGCCGTCCCTGTTTCCCCAGACCTTTTCCTTCTTCCATCCGGTCCGGGTGGATACGGATCCGGAAAACATGCTCCGGCAGGACGAGCCGGCCCGGGTCTTCCATAACCGGATGAAGGAGACCTTTAATCTCAACGACATGATCGTGGTCGGGGTGGTCAATGAGGAACATCCCCAGGGGGTATTTAATCCCGAAACTTTGCACCGGGTGCATGAGCTGACCGAGTTCGCCCAGGGCCTGCGCGGGGACGCTGTAGGCGCTGACGACCCTCAGGCCGGGGTGGTCCGGCCGGACATCATCGCTCCGTCCACAGTGGACAACATCGAGCAGGCCGGGGTGGGGACGGTGCGCTTTGAATGGCTGATGAGCTCCCCGCCCCAGACTTTCGAGGAAGCAGCCCAAATCCGGGACAATGCCCAGCGCATCCCTTTTCTGGATGGAACCCTGGTTTCTGAGGACGGTAAGGCCCTGGCCATCTATCTGCCCATTACAGCCAAGAAGCTGAGCTACGATATTTGGTCCCAGCTGAATCAAAAGATTGAAACCTTCAGCGGAGAAGAAAAGTGGCATATCACCGGTCTGCCGGTGGCCAACGACGTGTTTGGAGTGGAGATGTTCAAGCAAATGGCCATTTCCGCTCCCCTGGCCATGCTGGTCATCTTCCTGCTCATGCTCTTCTTCTTCCGCCAGGTCCTGCTTATTATCTCGCCCATGATCGTGGCTCTGGTCTCGGTGGTGGTGACCATGTCCGCCTTGGTTGCCTCCGGTAATACCATCCACATCATGAGCTCCATGATCCCCATATTTATCATGCCCATAGCGGTGCTGGACTCCATTCACATCCTGTCTGAGTTCTTTGACCGCTATCAAAGCACCCGGGACCGGGTGCAGACCATCAAGGGCACGGTCCAGACCCTGTTTCTGCCCATGCTCTACACCTCGATAACCTCTGCGGCCGGGTTCGCCTCCCTGGCCTTGACCCCCATCCCGCCGGTCCAGGTCTTTGGACTGTTTGTAGCCCTGGGCGTTCTTTTGGCCTGGGCTCTGACCCTGACCGTGATTCCGGCCTATGTGATGTTTATTCCGGAAAAACGCTTGCAAAATTTCGGGACCGCACATACCGGGGAGACAGCTGAACCACGGGATATACTGACCCGAATGCTTCAGCTGGCCGGGGGCAGCACGTACCGCCGGGCCAAGGTTTATCTCGGATTCGCCGGCATTCTGGTCGGGATAGGCCTGTATGGCATCAGCCTGATCCAGATCAACGACAACCCCACAAAATGGTTTGAAAAAGATCACTCCATCCGGGTTGCGGACCGGGTCCTGAATGACCATTTCGGCGGGACCTATACGGCCTATCTCTGTCTGCGTCCTGAAGCGGAAATGCCTGGCCCCAAGGACTATGTCCCCGGGTTCATCTCTCGTCTGTCCACCTTTGTGCAGCAAGAGGCCATGGAGCCGGGAACTGAAGATCTGGAAGAGGAGGTGGCCGGTAAGGCCCGGACTCTGGCTTCCGAGGTTGACAGCAAGTCCAGTCTGCTTGAAAAGCTGCGGCAATGGATAGAAGCTCATGCCGAACAGAGCAGCGGGGATACTGCCTATGCCTGGGAAGAGTTCACCTATTTCCTGGATCAGGAAGCCCAGCGGGGGGAGGTCTTCAAGCGTCCGGATGTTTTGAACTATATGGCGGATCTGCAGGCCATGCTTCAAGAGACCGGGGAGGTGGGCAAATCCAATGCCCTGACCGATATCGTCAAGACCGTGCACCGGGAGCTGCTGGGCACTGAGGAAGCCTTCTCCATTCCGGATTCCGCCCGGGCCGTGGGGCAGACCCTGGTCACCTATCAGAGCAGTCACCGGCCCCAGGACCTGTGGCACTTCGTGACCCCGGATTATCGGCGGGCCAGTCTGTGGGTTCAGCTCAAGAGCGGAGACAACAAGGATATGAGCCGGGTGGTCCAGGCCGTGGACAGCTACATGCAGGACAATCCCCCTCCTGTGAAGCTGGAAAAAGATTGGTTCGGTCTGACCTATATCAATGTGGTCTGGCAGGACAAGATGGTCAGTGGAATGCTCAAGGCCTTTCTGGGCAGCTTTCTGGTGGTCTTGCTGATGATGATTGTGCTCTTCCGCTCCGGGATCTGGGGCCTGCTGTCCATGGTCCCTTTGACCGTGACCGTCATCTTGATCTATGGGATCATCGGTCTGGTCGGCAAAGACTACGACATGCCCGTGGCCGTGCTTTCCTCCCTGACCATCGGGCTGGCTGTGGACTTTGCCATCCATTTCCTGGTCCGTTCGCGCAGGCTGCAGGAAAGGATCGGGAATTGGAAAGAGGCCGTACCCCAAGTGTTTAGCGAACCGGCCCGGGCTATACTGCGCAACGTGCTGGTCATTGCCATAGGGTTTACACCCCTGCTTGCTGCGCCCCTGGTTCCGTATCAGACCGTTGGGCTGCTTATGGCTTCCATTCTTTTTCTGTCCGGAGCAATCACCTTGTGTATTCTGCCGGCGTTGATCACAATGGGCCAGAAGCTCTTGTTTCCCCAGCAGCCCAAGCTGGCCTTCGCCTGCCGCTGCGGGACCATGGCCCTGGCCGGGCTGTGCGTCGGTGGTCTGGTGGTGGTCAATCTTATTCAGTTCGTGCGCCTGGGCTGGACCGGCTGGACAGGGATCAGCCTGGCCGGAGTGCTTATTTTCATGGGCGTATGCTGGTTTATGTCCAGGCGGGTGCAATGCGGGACGGAGTAG
- a CDS encoding Ni/Fe hydrogenase subunit alpha: protein MSETIKISPLTRIEGHASIAIHLDDAGEVADTKLHIMSLRGFEKFVEGKPAEELPRIVNRICGICPWHHHLASNKAVDGCFGVTPPPAGNKLRELMHTIAHAEDKLLHFFFLAAADFVLGPNTDYQARNVIGLAKANPDLAGKVVRMRQKAKMLLERFAGKAIHPVAGVTGGFAKPMTEEDRTDMLAQVQELLDFALFTMDFAKNTVFPQYLDLIQSLGKIQTGFMGTVDDAGGLSLYEGKIRLMRPDGTYDDFAPEAYTEHIGEHVADHSYAKIPYAKSWQEGVSMDLDRPKGMYRSNCLARMNVVDSIPTPKAQAELEEFRERFGRPAQATMLYHWARLIEEVYACEHALQLLQDQDILDPNVRTQAEPKAGRGVGCVEAPRGTLIHDYSTDENGLITRANMIVGTTHNIGPMNMSVHQAASSLIHGGEVNEEILNSIEMAVRAYDP from the coding sequence ATGAGCGAAACCATCAAGATATCCCCTCTGACCCGCATCGAGGGGCATGCCTCCATCGCCATCCATTTGGACGATGCCGGGGAAGTGGCTGACACCAAGCTGCACATCATGTCCCTGCGCGGGTTCGAGAAGTTTGTGGAAGGCAAGCCGGCCGAGGAGCTGCCGCGGATCGTGAACCGGATATGCGGGATCTGTCCCTGGCATCACCATCTGGCCTCGAACAAGGCAGTTGACGGATGCTTCGGGGTCACTCCCCCTCCTGCGGGCAACAAGCTGCGCGAGCTGATGCATACAATCGCCCATGCCGAGGACAAGCTTCTGCATTTCTTCTTTCTGGCGGCGGCGGACTTTGTTTTGGGACCGAACACGGACTACCAGGCCAGGAACGTCATCGGCCTGGCCAAGGCCAACCCCGATCTGGCCGGCAAGGTGGTCCGCATGCGGCAGAAGGCCAAAATGCTTCTGGAGCGCTTTGCCGGCAAGGCGATCCATCCAGTGGCCGGTGTGACCGGAGGGTTTGCCAAGCCAATGACCGAGGAGGACCGCACGGACATGCTGGCCCAGGTCCAGGAGCTCCTGGACTTCGCCCTGTTTACCATGGACTTTGCCAAGAACACGGTCTTTCCCCAGTATCTGGATCTGATTCAGTCCCTGGGGAAGATTCAGACCGGGTTCATGGGCACGGTGGACGATGCCGGCGGGCTGAGTCTGTATGAGGGCAAAATCCGGCTCATGCGCCCGGACGGGACCTATGACGATTTTGCCCCTGAAGCCTACACCGAGCATATCGGGGAGCATGTTGCCGATCATTCCTATGCCAAGATCCCCTATGCCAAGTCCTGGCAGGAAGGAGTGAGCATGGATCTGGACCGGCCAAAGGGCATGTACCGCTCCAACTGCCTGGCCCGGATGAACGTGGTGGACAGCATCCCCACCCCCAAGGCCCAGGCCGAGCTGGAGGAGTTCCGGGAGCGCTTCGGACGTCCGGCCCAGGCCACCATGCTCTACCACTGGGCCCGGCTCATCGAGGAGGTCTATGCCTGTGAGCACGCTTTACAGCTTCTGCAGGACCAGGACATCCTGGACCCGAACGTGCGAACCCAGGCGGAACCGAAGGCCGGCCGGGGAGTCGGTTGTGTGGAGGCCCCGCGGGGGACCCTGATTCACGACTATTCCACGGACGAGAACGGCCTGATCACCAGGGCGAACATGATCGTGGGCACCACCCACAATATCGGGCCCATGAACATGAGCGTGCATCAGGCGGCCAGCTCGCTGATCCACGGGGGGGAGGTGAACGAGGAGATCTTAAACTCCATTGAGATGGCGGTCCGGGCCTACGACCCGTGA
- a CDS encoding metal-dependent hydrolase, translating to MKAATHLGFNFFFGLSLGFSPLGAAVMTAGGMLPDICDRFIALGSKTLWRSAHRTFSHWPWPYLGAALFLHGPLQIFLFGALLHCVLDALTPTGIPWVHPLGGKWKRGLGLIKTGSFLELGVIAGAFLLWQFTSSAA from the coding sequence ATGAAGGCTGCAACACATCTGGGGTTTAATTTCTTTTTCGGCCTTTCCCTGGGGTTCTCGCCCCTGGGAGCAGCCGTGATGACCGCCGGCGGCATGCTTCCCGACATATGCGACCGCTTCATCGCCCTGGGGAGCAAGACACTGTGGCGCAGCGCTCACCGCACGTTTTCCCATTGGCCCTGGCCCTACCTCGGTGCTGCGCTTTTCCTCCACGGCCCCCTGCAGATATTCTTGTTCGGGGCCCTGCTGCATTGTGTCCTCGATGCCCTGACCCCAACCGGCATCCCGTGGGTCCATCCCCTGGGCGGGAAATGGAAGCGCGGCCTGGGGCTGATCAAGACCGGTTCGTTTTTGGAGCTGGGCGTGATAGCCGGCGCCTTCCTCTTGTGGCAGTTCACATCCTCCGCTGCCTAA
- a CDS encoding type 1 glutamine amidotransferase domain-containing protein, whose translation MKTQGKKAIIMVEDVYNDYEFIYPYYRLLEAGMEVQVVGPEAGKTYAGKSGTSATSTLSADKADAADFDVLIIPGGYAPDHMRRHRSMVDLVQNMVEQDKVVGAICHAGWMLASAKVLQGRRMTSFFAIKDDMVHAGAEWTDEEVVVDKKLVTSRTPDDLPAFMRSVLEVQA comes from the coding sequence ATGAAAACGCAAGGAAAAAAAGCCATTATTATGGTCGAGGACGTGTACAACGATTACGAGTTCATTTACCCCTATTACCGCCTCCTGGAGGCCGGCATGGAGGTGCAGGTCGTGGGGCCGGAGGCAGGGAAGACCTATGCCGGGAAATCAGGCACCTCGGCCACTTCCACGCTGAGCGCGGACAAGGCGGATGCAGCTGATTTCGATGTCCTGATCATCCCCGGCGGGTATGCCCCGGACCACATGCGGCGGCACAGGAGCATGGTCGATCTGGTTCAAAATATGGTGGAACAGGACAAGGTCGTGGGGGCGATATGTCACGCCGGATGGATGCTGGCCTCGGCCAAGGTTCTGCAGGGCAGAAGGATGACCTCGTTTTTCGCCATTAAAGACGACATGGTCCATGCCGGTGCGGAATGGACGGATGAAGAGGTGGTGGTGGACAAGAAGCTGGTCACCAGCCGGACCCCCGACGACCTGCCGGCCTTTATGCGCTCTGTGCTGGAGGTGCAGGCATGA
- a CDS encoding Coenzyme F420 hydrogenase/dehydrogenase, beta subunit C-terminal domain — translation MKTFFHLVQEVQKPGLCHRCGGCVTFCTAINYGALELDAEGKPQYADMEKCIECGLCYAICPEINEFEEETKRLVTWSAPMGRVIETSVLRACDPRIREQATDGGAVTALLTHLFDSGRIDGAIVTRQVNPFQREPFLALTRQEILDSSGFHIDTSHGMKRFSDRYLTYASIEELQPVLSKGLRRVAFVGTPCQIKSVRKMQAMEIVPSESIAYCLGLFCSGNFIFGPEQREKLAEIGGFSWDDVRKMNIKDSFQVHLQSGEVRCINLDELDFMKRVACRYCPDYTAEYADLSFGGLGADEGWTTVLARTPLGRAILADARGEALEDFDHRNNPKYATQAFKAALSWTEHKKSRAEDNRQELGRPQVRLKG, via the coding sequence ATGAAGACCTTTTTTCACCTTGTCCAGGAAGTGCAGAAGCCTGGCCTGTGCCACCGCTGCGGAGGCTGCGTCACGTTCTGCACGGCCATCAATTACGGGGCCCTGGAGCTGGATGCGGAAGGCAAGCCCCAGTATGCAGATATGGAAAAATGCATCGAGTGCGGCCTGTGCTACGCCATCTGCCCGGAGATCAACGAGTTTGAAGAGGAAACCAAGCGCTTGGTGACCTGGAGCGCCCCCATGGGCCGGGTCATTGAAACCAGTGTCCTGCGGGCCTGTGACCCGCGGATCAGGGAGCAGGCCACTGACGGAGGGGCGGTGACCGCGCTGTTGACCCATCTCTTTGACAGCGGCCGGATCGACGGGGCCATCGTGACCAGGCAGGTCAACCCCTTCCAGCGCGAACCCTTTCTGGCCCTTACCCGCCAAGAGATATTGGATTCTTCGGGCTTTCACATCGATACCTCCCATGGCATGAAGCGTTTTTCAGACCGCTATCTGACCTATGCCTCCATCGAGGAGCTGCAGCCGGTCCTGTCCAAAGGACTGCGCCGGGTGGCCTTTGTGGGCACCCCCTGTCAGATCAAGTCCGTGCGCAAGATGCAGGCCATGGAGATCGTCCCTTCCGAGTCCATTGCCTACTGCCTGGGCCTTTTCTGTTCCGGAAACTTCATCTTCGGACCGGAGCAACGGGAGAAGCTGGCCGAGATCGGAGGATTCAGCTGGGACGATGTGCGCAAGATGAATATCAAGGACAGCTTTCAGGTCCATCTGCAGTCCGGGGAGGTGCGATGCATCAATCTCGATGAGCTGGACTTCATGAAGCGGGTGGCCTGCCGCTATTGTCCGGACTATACGGCCGAGTACGCGGACCTGTCCTTCGGGGGACTGGGTGCGGATGAGGGCTGGACCACGGTCCTGGCCCGGACTCCCCTGGGCCGGGCCATCCTGGCCGATGCCAGGGGCGAAGCCCTGGAGGATTTCGATCATCGAAACAACCCCAAGTACGCCACCCAGGCCTTTAAGGCTGCCCTGAGCTGGACCGAGCACAAAAAGTCCAGGGCTGAGGACAACCGGCAGGAGCTGGGCCGGCCACAGGTGCGGCTGAAGGGTTGA
- a CDS encoding YMGG-like glycine zipper-containing protein, which produces MRRGKSVLFLVLACTLLVSACGDKAQQGTVAGGLTGALIGSHLGPDDDEHRRENALIGAGIGALFGYAIGNELDKYDRTQIGNALEYNPSYQSSNWVNPDTRNRFQATPRPAYRSGGQICRDVVIDAWVDGRREEVQARACRTSDGRWELVQ; this is translated from the coding sequence ATGAGAAGAGGAAAATCAGTGCTGTTTTTGGTCCTGGCCTGCACTCTGCTGGTTTCAGCCTGCGGAGACAAGGCCCAGCAGGGGACTGTGGCCGGAGGCTTGACCGGAGCCTTGATCGGGTCCCATCTCGGGCCGGACGATGACGAGCACAGACGGGAAAACGCTCTGATCGGGGCCGGGATCGGAGCCTTGTTCGGGTATGCAATCGGCAATGAGCTGGATAAGTACGACCGGACCCAGATCGGAAATGCCCTGGAATACAATCCCTCATATCAGAGCAGCAACTGGGTGAACCCTGATACCCGGAACAGGTTTCAGGCCACCCCTCGTCCAGCCTATCGTTCAGGGGGCCAAATATGCCGGGATGTGGTTATTGACGCTTGGGTAGACGGCCGGCGTGAGGAGGTCCAGGCCCGGGCCTGCCGTACGTCAGACGGACGCTGGGAGCTGGTGCAGTAG